One segment of Clostridium ljungdahlii DSM 13528 DNA contains the following:
- a CDS encoding AAA family ATPase, with amino-acid sequence MGYKIAVAGKGGTGKTTLTGLLIDYLIKKGSGPILAVDADANANLNEVLGTEIEETIGQIKEDVNKRSLAGDNFPGGMMKADYLKYKLNASVTEGDGYDLIVMGRSQGPGCYCYVNGILKAQVDSLSGNYDYIVVDNEAGMEHLSRKLIDPIDTLFLISDCSRRGIQAVGRIKQLVAELKLKVGQIFLIVNRAPEGKLNSGIKEEIKKQELDLVGVVPMDQMVYQFDSDGKALVELPEDSSCRKALNEILSKIQFEN; translated from the coding sequence ATGGGATATAAAATAGCTGTAGCAGGTAAGGGTGGTACCGGTAAAACTACTTTGACAGGTCTTTTAATAGATTATTTAATAAAAAAAGGTTCAGGACCTATTTTAGCAGTAGATGCTGATGCAAATGCTAATTTAAATGAAGTACTTGGAACAGAAATTGAAGAGACTATTGGACAAATAAAAGAAGATGTAAATAAAAGATCACTTGCAGGGGATAATTTTCCTGGAGGTATGATGAAAGCAGATTATTTAAAGTATAAATTAAATGCATCAGTAACTGAAGGAGACGGTTATGACCTTATTGTTATGGGAAGATCCCAGGGACCAGGATGTTATTGTTATGTTAATGGAATACTTAAAGCACAAGTGGATTCACTTTCTGGTAATTATGATTACATAGTAGTTGATAATGAAGCGGGAATGGAACACTTAAGTAGAAAACTTATAGATCCTATTGATACTCTATTTCTGATAAGCGATTGTTCCAGAAGAGGTATACAGGCTGTTGGAAGAATAAAGCAGTTAGTTGCTGAATTAAAGTTAAAAGTTGGCCAAATCTTTCTTATCGTAAATAGAGCTCCAGAAGGTAAATTGAATTCAGGAATAAAAGAAGAAATAAAAAAGCAAGAACTGGATTTAGTAGGAGTTGTGCCGATGGACCAAATGGTCTATCAATTTGATTCAGATGGAAAAGCATTAGTAGAGCTGCCAGAGGATTCTTCATGCAGAAAAGCATTGAATGAAATACTATCAAAAATTCAATTTGAAAATTAA